A genomic segment from Anas platyrhynchos isolate ZD024472 breed Pekin duck chromosome 5, IASCAAS_PekinDuck_T2T, whole genome shotgun sequence encodes:
- the ACYP1 gene encoding acylphosphatase-1, whose translation MVPGRRGGEERRGGEAAAMAGSEGLLSVDYEVSGRVQGVFFRKYTQGEAQRLGLVGWVRNSSHGTVQGQVQGPAERVRELQEWLRKTGSPQSRISHAEFRNERPIAALEHADFKILK comes from the exons ATGGTCccggggaggagaggaggagaggagaggagaggaggggaggccGCAGCCATGGCGGGCAGCGAGGGGCTGCTGTCGGTGGACTACGAGGTGTCCGGCAGGGTGCAGGGCGTCTTCTTCAGGAAGTACACGCAG GGCGAGGCGCAgcggctggggctggtgggctGGGTGCGGAACAGCAGCCACGGCACGGTGCAGGGGCAGGTGCAGGGCCCGGCCGAGCGCGTGCGGGAGCTGCAGGAGTGGCTGCGGAAGACGGGGAGCCCCCAGTCCCGCATCAGCCACGCCGAGTTCCGCAACGAGAGGCCGATCGCCGCCCTGGAGCACGCCGACTTCAAGATCCTCAAGTGA